GACGGCGACCGAGATGGCCTGGAACATCCGGCCGAGCCGCACCAGTCCCAGGATGATCTGGAGGAGGCCGGCGAACAGCACGATCACGCCGAGCATGGCCACGCCGAGTTCGGCGACGGTCTCCGCGACGAGCGCGGCGAGGCCGGCGGCCGGCCCGCTGACCTGGAGCGTACTGCCGCGTGCCGCGCCGACGACCAGACCGCCGATCACCCCGGAGATGATCCCGAGCTCGGCCGGCACGCCGGAGGCGACGGCGACACCGATGCACAGCGGCAGGGCGACGAGGAAGACGACGAGCGAGGCGGTGATGTCGGTGACGAGGTCGCCCTTGGCCGCGCCCTTGCCCCCGGCGCCCTTCGCACGACCCGCCACACGGCCCATCAGCCCGCCCAGCGCACCGCCCGCGCCCCCTCCGGCCGAGCCGCCCGCCGATTCACCGGACGGGCCGCCCGACCTCCGTGTCGCGCCCCTCGCCGAGTTCCCCGCCAAGCCGCCACCGGGACCACCCGACCGACCACCCACCGAACCGCCCACCGGTCCACCCGACCGCCGATACGCAGAGCCCCCCGACGAGTCCCCGACCAGACCACCGCCGGGACCACCCGACCGACCACCCACCGAACCGCCCACCGGTCCACCCGACCGCCGATACGCAGAGCCCCCCGACGAGTCCCCGACCAGACCACCGCCGGGGCCACTCGACCGACCTCCCGTCAAACCGCCCGAAGGTCCGCCCGACCCCCAGCCCGCGGTACCTCCCGCCGCACCACCCAGCGGCCCGTCCGCCTGCCAGTCCCCCGAGCCCCGCGCGGAGCCGCCTGCCCGCCAGTCCCCCGCAACCTCCTCGGAACGGCCCGGCCCCCACTCCACCGCACCCTCCGTGGAACCGCCCGACCCCCACTCCGCCGCACCCTCCGCGGAACCGCCCGGCCCCCACTCCCCAGCACCCCCGTCGGAGCCAGCGGACCCCCAACCCGCCGCGCCCTCCCCGCGACCGCCCGGCCCCCAGTCCCCCGAGCCCCCGGCAAAGCCACCCGACTCCCAACTCCCCGAGTCCTCCGCGGAACCGCCCGGTCCCCAGTCCGAAGCACCCCCCTCGGAGCCAGCCGCCCCCCAACCCGCCTTGTCTCCGGCCGGACCGGCCGGACCGCCCGGCCGGCCACCCGGCGCGGCGCCACCCCGTGTCCGCCCCCGCGCATGCGCCCCGCTCACGCGGCATGCACCCGGAAGGCGCCGTCGTCGCCGAGTTCGTAGACGAACCCCGTGTCGACCTCGTAGTACCAGCCGTGCAGCCGCAGCCGGCCCGCGTCGAGCCGCTGGCGCACCACCGGGTAACTTCGCAGCGCGGCCAGCTGGTTGACGACGTTGCCCTGGGACACCTCCGGCAGCGACGGGTCGTCCGGCGCGGACTCCAGGACGGGGGCCAGTTCGGGGCGGGCGATGTGGAGCCAGGCGTCCACGCCGGGCAGGGCGGACAGGTCGTCGCCGGACTTCAGCGCGCCCATCGCGCCGCAGTGTGAGTGACCGCACACCACGATGTCCTGAACCCCGAGCACTTCCAGTGCGTACTCGATGGTGGCCGCCTCACCTGAGGCCCCGGGCCGTCCGTAGGGCGGCACGATATTGCCCGCGTTGCGCAGCTCGAATATTTCTCCGGGCCGTGCGCCCATGATCAGTGCGGGTATGACCCGGGAATCCGAGCAGGTGATGAACAGCACCTCCGGATATTGCCCCTCGGCCAGTTTCCGGTATTCGCCGCTGTCGAAATCTACGCGCGTCCTGAACGTGCGGGCACGGTCCAGCAATGCCTTCAACTCTGCCTCCTGAACTGGGAATTTCCATCCGTGCACTCCACCGTAGAGGGGCGACCTACAGAGGAAGGTTAAGCGAACTCCAGAGCCGGCCCAGGAATTGAACATTCTTTGTCCGGATACCCAGACGAACGGTCATCTTGTAGCGTGTGAACTCCAGGGCGGAGAATGCTAATTCACGCTGCCCGGATTCATGCCGGCTTCACGGAGAGACAGGACGTATGGGCCTACGAGTGCTGCTCATCGAGGACGACGAGACGATCGCCGAGCCGCTCACCGAAGGGCTCGGCCACTTCGGGCTGACGGTCGACCACGTCGCCACCGGCGCGGACGGACTGAGAGGCCCGTACAACGACGTCGTCCTGCTCGACCTGGGACTGCCGGACATGGACGGCATCGACGTCTGCCGCGGCATCCGGCAGGTCTCGGACGTGCCCATCGTCATCCTCAGCGCCCGCGGCGAGGAGGCCGACCGCGTGCTGGGCCTGGAACTGGGCGCGGACGACTACCTGGCGAAACCATTCAGCGTGCGGGAGCTGGTGGCCCGGGTCCGTGCGGTGACCCGCCGCACGCAACGCACCCAGCAGGCCTTCCCCGAGCCCCCGGGCGCACCGAGCGCACCGGGCTCACAGAGCACGCCGACCACACCGGGCACCGCCGAGCCACTGCCGCCCTACGAACCGGCCCCCTCCCCCACGTACGAGCCGGCCCCGGCCCTCTCCTACGACCCCCCTGCCACACCACCGTCGTACGACTCGGCCCCCGAGCCCCCGCACGACCCCGGCCCGCTCGTGGTGGACCGCCGTACCCGCCAGGTCTGGGTCGGCGACTCCCCCGTGCTGCTCACCCCCAAGGAGTTCGACCTGCTGGCGCTCCTCAGCGAGGACCCGGGCGCGGTCTACTCGCGCCAGCAGATCCTCGACCGCGTCTGGGATCCGCACTACGACGGCCCGACCAAGACCCTGGACGTCCATGTGGCCGCGCTGCGCCGCAAGTTGGGGCACCCGGCGTGGATCAGGACGCTGCGGGGCGTGGGCTTCCGGCTGGCGGTGCACACGGGGCCGAACGCCCCGCAGGTGGCCTCTCCATGACCCGCCGGCTGCTGATCGGCTACCTCAGCCTCGCCGCGCTGGTGCTGCTCTGCCTGGAGATCCCGCTGGGCTTCGTCTACTCGCGCGGGGAGCGCGAGCAGGTGGTCAACGCGGCGAAGGACGAGGCCGAGTCGGTCTCCGCGTACGCCGCGCTGTCCCTCGCGGCGGGGCGGGCCGAGCGGGACCTGCCCGCGCGGGTGGCGCACTGCGCGCAGCGCATCGGCGGGAAGGTGGTGATCGTCGGCGCCTCGGGCGCGCCGCTGGCCACCTCGCATCCGAGGGACACCTCGGTGCCCGGCGCCCTGGCCGACCGGCCGGGCATCGCGGCCGCGCTGCGGGGCACCTCGACGGTGGACGTGCGTACCTCCACGATCGGCGGGGTCGAGTACCTGTCGGTGGCCGCGCCGGTCGGCCAGGAGGCGCGGCCGGTGGGTGCCGTGTGGCTGACGGTGCCCACGCGGACGGTGCACGAGCGGGTCCACCACGTGTGGCTGCTGCTCGCCCTGGGCGGACTCGCCGTGCTGACGGCGGTGGCCGTGGTCGGCTTCGCCTTCGCCCGCTGGGCGGGCCGTCCCATCCGTGAACTGGAGCAGGCCGCGCACGACTTGGTGGAGCGCGGCGGCCGGTTCACACCGGTGACGATCACGAAGGGCCCGCCGGAAGTACGCAGTCTGGCCGCCGCGTTCAACCGCACCGCGGCCCGTTTCGCCCATCTGCTCGCCTCCCAACGGGCGTTCGCCGGCGAGGCCTCGCACCAGCTCAAGACCCCGCTCGCGGCGCTGCGGCTGCGCCTGGAGAACCTGGAGCCGGACGTGGCGGCCCGCGCCCGGGGCAGCCTGACCGCCGCCGTCACGGAGACGGACCGGCTCGCCCGGATGGTCGAGCACCTGCTGGCGATGGCCCGGCTGGAGGAGCACGCGGCGATCCCCGCCACGGTCGACCTGGGCGCGGTCTGCGCGGAACGGCACCGCACCTGGCAGCCGCTGTTCGCCCGGGAGGAGGTCTCCCTCGTGCTCTTCGCGGGCAGCATCGGCCCGGTGCTCGCGGTGCCGGGAGCCGTCGAGCAGATCATGGACAACCTGCTGTCCAACGCCCTGCGGGCGTCTCCGCCCGGCAGCACCGTCACGATCGAACTGCGGGTGCCGGCCCCGCCCCGCCGCGCCCTGCGCGACAGCCGCCCGCGCTGGGTCGACCTGCACGTCACCGACGAGGGCCCCGGCATGACGGAGGAGCAGCGGGCCCGCGCCTTCGACCGCTTCTGGCGCGCCCCGGGGGCCCCCAAGGGCGGTTCGGGACTCGGCCTCGCCCTGGTGCAGCGCCTCGCCCACGCCAGCGGCGGCGAGGCGAGTCTGCACACGGCGGCGACGGGCGGCCTGGACGTGGTGATCCGGCTGCCGTCCGTACGACCGCCGGCGGAGGGCCACGGACCGGGCCCCGACCGGCCGAGGGGCGGCCGGAGACGGGAGGCACCGGCGCTGCCCGCGTGAAGCCCACGAAAGACAACGTGAGCCCTCGAACAACAAGTCGAGGCCTGCGGGCGCCCGGCCCCACAGGCGGCACACAGCATGCCGTCCCGCCGCCATGAGTTGGCCATGCCCCGTCAACCCTGCTCCCATAGCGTCCCTCCCGCCTCCCCCCACGCACAACCCTGCCGTCGACCGGCGGCAGGGCGGTACGGCACCTCTTGGAGTGAGAGTGGAACGTCGTAGCCTCCTGCGTGCGGCCGTCCTCGGCGGCACCTCGGCCGCCCTCGGCGGAACCCTGTGGCGCGGGGCCGCTTACGCGGCCCCGGCCCAGCCCGGCGCCGGCCCCTACGGGCCGCTGGGCTCCCCGGACGCCAACGGCATCAGGCTCCCCAGCGGCTTCACCAGCCGGGTGATCGCCCGGTCGGGCCAGCGAGTCGGGACCACGTCGTACACCTGGCACAACGCCCCCGACGGCGGCGCCTGTTACGCCGACGGCACGGGCTGGATCTATGTCTCCAACTCCGAGATCAATCCCTCGGGCGGCGCGAGCGCGGTGAAGTTCTCGTCCACGGGCGCGATCACCGGCGCGTACCGCATCCTCTCCAGCACCCGACAGAACTGCGCCGGCGGCAAGACGCCGTGGAACACCTGGCTTTCCTGCGAGGAGGTGGACCGGGGCTACGTCTACGAGACCGACCCCTGGGGCACGAAGGCGGCGGTGCGCCGCGACGCCATGGGCCGTTTCAAGCACGAGGCGGCGGCGGCCGACCCGGTCCGCCAGGTCATCTACCTGACCGAGGACGTCACCGACGGCTGCTTCTACCGCTTCCGCCCGACGACCTGGGGCGACCTGTCCGCCGGCACGCTGGAGGTCCTCGTGGCGGGCAGCGGCACCAGCGGCCCGGTCACCTGGGCCCGGGTCCCCGACCCCTCCGGCGCGACCGCCACCCGCAGCCAGGTCTCCGGCGCCAAGCGCTTCAACGGCGGCGAGGGCTGCTACTACGCGAACGACACCTGCTGGTTCACCACGAAGGGCGACAACCGCGTCTGGCAGTACAACGCCGCCGCCCAGACCATCGAACTCGCCTACGACGACTCCCTGGTGAGCGGTACGGCCCCGCTCACCGGCGTCGACAACGTCACCGGCTCCGCCTCCGGCGACCTCTTCGTGGCCGAGGACGGCGGCAACATGGAGATCTGCGTCATCACCCCCGCCGACGTGGTCGCCCCGTTCCTCCGCATCGACGGCCAGTCCGGCTCGGAGATCACGGGCCCGGCGTTCTCCCCGGACGGCACCCGCCTGTACTTCTCCAGCCAGCGCGGCACCAGCGGCAGTTCCTCGGGCGGCATCACGTACGAGGTGAAGGGCCCGTTCCGCTCGTAGCCACATCACTCGTCTTCACGTGACCATCACAAAATGGTCACCTCTCCCTCATCCAGGGCCACCCGGTCCTACGGTCATCCCCTCACGTACCACCACTGGGGGGATGGCCATGACCAATCCGTACACCGACCCGCACACCAACCCGTATCCCGTGCCGCCCGCGCCGCGGCCCGCACGCCCGGCGCCCCGCTGGGCCCGGAAGCGCTACCTGCTGCCCGCCCTCGGTCTGGCCCTGTTCGTCGGCGCCGGCATCGGCGCCGGCGGCGACACGACGACCGACGCGAAACCCGCGGCCGCGAAGCCGCAGCCGACCGTCACGGTCACCGCGACGACCACCGCCACCGCGACACCGCTCGCGAAGGAGCCGGAACCCGCTCCCACGGTCACCGCCACCAAGACCGTCAGAGTCACCACCACGGTCACCGCGCAACCGGCCGCGGGCGGCGGCTCCGACGACAACGGCTCGGGCGGCTCGGGCGGCTCCGAGGACGTCTACTACGCCAACTGCTCCGCCGTCCGTGCCGCCGGTGCGGCCCCGATCCACCGTGGTGAACCCGGCTACGCCTCCCACCTGGACCGTGACAACGACGGGGTCGCCTGCGACACCTGACACGAGTGCGCCGGTGACCATCGGCGCGTCCGGCCGTTCCACCGTTTGGGCAGCCCGTCCCGGGCCGCCCGGACGACGGAAGGAACACCACCGTGGACACGACCGTGCCCGCCACCGACGTGCAGCGCGTGCTGCCGCGTGACGAGTGGGTCAGGACGCTGCCGCAGACCATCGTCGCGTCGTGCGTCCTGCTCCTCGACGCCGAGGACCGGATGCTGCTGCTGCGCTATGCCGAGGGCCAGCCCGGTGTCGGGCTCTGGGGGCTGCCGGGCGGCATGCTCGACCACGGAGAGGACCCGGTCGGTGCCGCGTGCCGGGAGCTGCACGAGGAGACCGGCATCGTCCTGGACGGGGCGCCCCGGCTCATCGGCTACGACCACCGGGCCGATGTGAAGGGCACGGGCCCGGTGATCGACTTCTACTTCCACGGCGGCCGCCTCGCCCCCGGACAGACCGTCAGGCGCAGTGGCGAACACGACCAGGACGGCCTGTTCGCCCTCGCCGACCTGGAATCCACCCCGCTGTCGACCCCACTGCCGGCCCTCACCGCCCTGCACACGGCCGCCCTGACCGGAACCGTCGTATGCCTGCGGGAAGGTCTGCCCCACTGACAGCCCCTCAGGCCGAGGAGCTGCGGGCGGCCCGGTCAGCCGTACATCGCCATGCGGTAAAGAGTCGCAAGCGCGTCGTCGATGGGGTGCGGCTGCGGCTTGCCGGAGGAGTCGAGCCTGTTCCACCTCTGCAGGTTCACCGCGACGGACATCTGCCGCTTGCCGTCGGCACGGATCATGGCTAGTGCTCCACCACCCCAGACCGTGCCGCCGTGGCCCCAGAAGGTGCCCTGACCGGGCCCCTCCATCGGGTGCAGGCCGAGGCCGTAGTCGATCGTCTTTCCCTCTTGGGAGACGACCGGGACGGTGCGTCGCATCTGCGCCAGCGACGACGGACTGACGATCTCCCCGGCCAGCAGCATGCCGAAGAACCGGTTGAGGTCCGCGACGGTCGATATCAGCGAGGCCGACGGCCCCACCCATGACATGTCGTAGACGCTGTAGTCGCGCGGCGGGTCGATCATGCCGAACCACGCCTCGTAGAGCTGCGAGTGCGGCCCGTTGACGTGCGGTCCGGCGGGGAACTCGGTCTCCCGGAGCCCGGCGCGCTCGATGACGTTCCGGGTGATGTACCGCTCGGCCGTAGTGCCGGTCACTTCTTCCAGGAGTTTGCCGAGGAGCAGGTAGTTGGTGTTGGAGTACACCCCCGGAGCACCGCCCGGGGCCCCGACGGCAGGCGCGGTGACCCCTATCTCGATCAGTTCGGCGGGGTCGAACCGCGTGAACCGGTGGTCGTCCAGGCTCTGGGGCCCGGTCTCCGCAAGGGCGGGGAACGCCTTGAGGGAGGGGTAGGCGTACGGGAGATACTCGGCGAGGCCGCTGGTGTGGTTGATCAGCATCCGGACCGTGATAGCGGCACCGCGTTCTCCGGGAACCAGCTTCGGAAGGTACCGGCCGATCGGTGTGTCGAGACCGATCTGACCGCTCTCGACCTGCTGTAAGACTGCGGCGGCGGTGAAGGTCTTGGTGATGCTGCCGACTCGGTGCCGCATGTCGGCGGTGGCGGGATGGCCGGTGACACCATCCGCGACCCCGGCGGCGCCGCGCCAGACCTGGTCGCCGTCTCGCACCTCGGCGAACAGGCCCGGCATCCCGGCGCGGTGGACGTTTTCCATGGCGGCGTTCAGTGCCGCGCGGTCCAGTGGGCTCTTCACGTCATGCGTCCTTTCGTGTTCCCCAGGGTGAGCTCCACATCGGTCGCTGACCCGGACAACAGGGCACGAGTGGCGTGCCGGCCCGCCCGGCACGTCCATGCCCTCATTATGCACGCGGTGCGTGCAACGCCTAGTGCACAGATAGTCTGGGCCCGGCGAGAGGAGCGGTGATGGCAAGCCGAAGGCGTTGGTCAACCGAAGAGATTCTGGATGCGGCGGCGGAACTGCTGCGCACGAGCGACGCGGATTCGTTCAGCGTGCGCAAGCTCGCCGCGGCCCTCGGGACAGATTCCTCCAGCCTCTACCGGCACTTCCGCAGCAAGACCGAACTGCTGCGCGCGGTCGCCGACCGGATCCTCCTGGCCGCGGTGGACGGCTACCGCCCCGAGGGTGACTGGAAGCAGCGCATCACGTCCCTGGCGCTGCGCGTGAGAGATGCCTTCGGACGGCAGCCCCAGCTCGCCGCGGTCTGGGGACGCTACGCCTCATCCGGCACCGGTTCCCGGATGGTCATGGAAGAGGTGCTGCAGGCTCTGCGCGCGTCGGGACTGCCCGACGAGGAGATCCCGGCGCGCTACCACCGGATCGCGGTCCTCATCGCCGCGCTGATCGCCTCCGAGGCCGGGGTCAGCACCGTCACTCCCGGAGAGCACGAACAGGGCATGGAGCTGTTTCGCGTCGCAGTACTCGGCGCCGACCCCGAACGCTTCCCGGCCCTGGCACACTTCGCCCGCGACGTCCGTCCCCTCGGAGCGGATCGCCGTGCCGCGTTCGAAGAGATCCTCGCCGCCCAACTGGCCCACATAGAGGCCGCGATCCGCCCGAGCTAACCGACCGGCTCGGGAGTCTCGGCAGACGAGGGCGAGAGGAACGGCTCCGTCAAATGCGGCGTCGCCAGGTGCAGCGTGGTGGCGGTTTCGCCGCCGAGCATGCGCTCCCTCGACCGCCTGGCCGTCTCAGGGTCGGTCTCGTGCGCGTAGGCGAGCTCGGGGTGGAGCAGCTGGAGCGCGTGCACCAGGAGATCGCCGGTGACGAGCGCCAGCTCGCGCCTGTCGGCGACCAGCTCTGGTGTCCGGGCGTATGACCGGGCGTTGCTACCGCGCGCCCGGTGCGCAGCGGCGTGTCCCCGTCGAGGAGCCGGAGCCGGCCGGCGGCCGCGAGCGGGTCGGTGAGGGTCTCGCGAAGCTGCGGGTTGAGCGCGTCGAGGGCGTCGAACTCGGCCCGCTGGAGGAGGTATTCGGCGTTCGGGAAATAAGGGCGGCGGCCGCCGGCCGAAGTGTCACCGTCCACCGCGCCGCCCGCCGATGGCACGGCCGCCTCGGTCACGACCGCCCACCCGACGTGGTCGGTGTGCAGATGTGTGAGCACCACGGTGTCGACTTCGGCCGGGTCGATGCCCGCGGCGGCGAGCGACTCGGGGAGCACACCGGGCACGGGCGCCCACGAGCCCGCCGGGCTGTCCGCCGGACCGATCCCGGCGTCCACGACGGTCAGGCCCTTGTCGCCGCGGATCACGTACGCGCGGAACTGGAGCCGCCAGCGGCCCTCCGCGTCGACCGCGCCCGGGTCATAGCGGTCGGCCTCGGCCCACTGAGCGGCCGTGGCCTCGGGGAAGGCCTCGGCGCGCGGGGAGAAGAACGGGCCCCCGCCGTCGGCGAGCGCGATGATCTCCGTCGAGCCGATCCAGAGGCGGGGAACGCTGAGGGACATGGCCGCGATCCGGCCACGCCTCCCACGCGAGTGCCGAGAGGAAGTCCACGGGCGCAGCCGAACCCGCCCCTACCTGAACGGAACACGAGAGAGCGGGGGCGCACCTCCGCACAAGGTGCGCCCCCGCTCTCCGCCGTACGCCGGAGCCGCCGCGATCGG
The genomic region above belongs to Streptomyces coeruleorubidus and contains:
- a CDS encoding response regulator transcription factor, with the protein product MGLRVLLIEDDETIAEPLTEGLGHFGLTVDHVATGADGLRGPYNDVVLLDLGLPDMDGIDVCRGIRQVSDVPIVILSARGEEADRVLGLELGADDYLAKPFSVRELVARVRAVTRRTQRTQQAFPEPPGAPSAPGSQSTPTTPGTAEPLPPYEPAPSPTYEPAPALSYDPPATPPSYDSAPEPPHDPGPLVVDRRTRQVWVGDSPVLLTPKEFDLLALLSEDPGAVYSRQQILDRVWDPHYDGPTKTLDVHVAALRRKLGHPAWIRTLRGVGFRLAVHTGPNAPQVASP
- a CDS encoding alkaline phosphatase PhoX, with protein sequence MERRSLLRAAVLGGTSAALGGTLWRGAAYAAPAQPGAGPYGPLGSPDANGIRLPSGFTSRVIARSGQRVGTTSYTWHNAPDGGACYADGTGWIYVSNSEINPSGGASAVKFSSTGAITGAYRILSSTRQNCAGGKTPWNTWLSCEEVDRGYVYETDPWGTKAAVRRDAMGRFKHEAAAADPVRQVIYLTEDVTDGCFYRFRPTTWGDLSAGTLEVLVAGSGTSGPVTWARVPDPSGATATRSQVSGAKRFNGGEGCYYANDTCWFTTKGDNRVWQYNAAAQTIELAYDDSLVSGTAPLTGVDNVTGSASGDLFVAEDGGNMEICVITPADVVAPFLRIDGQSGSEITGPAFSPDGTRLYFSSQRGTSGSSSGGITYEVKGPFRS
- a CDS encoding excalibur calcium-binding domain-containing protein, whose product is MTNPYTDPHTNPYPVPPAPRPARPAPRWARKRYLLPALGLALFVGAGIGAGGDTTTDAKPAAAKPQPTVTVTATTTATATPLAKEPEPAPTVTATKTVRVTTTVTAQPAAGGGSDDNGSGGSGGSEDVYYANCSAVRAAGAAPIHRGEPGYASHLDRDNDGVACDT
- a CDS encoding serine hydrolase domain-containing protein gives rise to the protein MKSPLDRAALNAAMENVHRAGMPGLFAEVRDGDQVWRGAAGVADGVTGHPATADMRHRVGSITKTFTAAAVLQQVESGQIGLDTPIGRYLPKLVPGERGAAITVRMLINHTSGLAEYLPYAYPSLKAFPALAETGPQSLDDHRFTRFDPAELIEIGVTAPAVGAPGGAPGVYSNTNYLLLGKLLEEVTGTTAERYITRNVIERAGLRETEFPAGPHVNGPHSQLYEAWFGMIDPPRDYSVYDMSWVGPSASLISTVADLNRFFGMLLAGEIVSPSSLAQMRRTVPVVSQEGKTIDYGLGLHPMEGPGQGTFWGHGGTVWGGGALAMIRADGKRQMSVAVNLQRWNRLDSSGKPQPHPIDDALATLYRMAMYG
- a CDS encoding TetR/AcrR family transcriptional regulator, with amino-acid sequence MASRRRWSTEEILDAAAELLRTSDADSFSVRKLAAALGTDSSSLYRHFRSKTELLRAVADRILLAAVDGYRPEGDWKQRITSLALRVRDAFGRQPQLAAVWGRYASSGTGSRMVMEEVLQALRASGLPDEEIPARYHRIAVLIAALIASEAGVSTVTPGEHEQGMELFRVAVLGADPERFPALAHFARDVRPLGADRRAAFEEILAAQLAHIEAAIRPS
- a CDS encoding NUDIX hydrolase produces the protein MDTTVPATDVQRVLPRDEWVRTLPQTIVASCVLLLDAEDRMLLLRYAEGQPGVGLWGLPGGMLDHGEDPVGAACRELHEETGIVLDGAPRLIGYDHRADVKGTGPVIDFYFHGGRLAPGQTVRRSGEHDQDGLFALADLESTPLSTPLPALTALHTAALTGTVVCLREGLPH
- a CDS encoding carbonic anhydrase — translated: MKALLDRARTFRTRVDFDSGEYRKLAEGQYPEVLFITCSDSRVIPALIMGARPGEIFELRNAGNIVPPYGRPGASGEAATIEYALEVLGVQDIVVCGHSHCGAMGALKSGDDLSALPGVDAWLHIARPELAPVLESAPDDPSLPEVSQGNVVNQLAALRSYPVVRQRLDAGRLRLHGWYYEVDTGFVYELGDDGAFRVHAA
- a CDS encoding sensor histidine kinase, translating into MTRRLLIGYLSLAALVLLCLEIPLGFVYSRGEREQVVNAAKDEAESVSAYAALSLAAGRAERDLPARVAHCAQRIGGKVVIVGASGAPLATSHPRDTSVPGALADRPGIAAALRGTSTVDVRTSTIGGVEYLSVAAPVGQEARPVGAVWLTVPTRTVHERVHHVWLLLALGGLAVLTAVAVVGFAFARWAGRPIRELEQAAHDLVERGGRFTPVTITKGPPEVRSLAAAFNRTAARFAHLLASQRAFAGEASHQLKTPLAALRLRLENLEPDVAARARGSLTAAVTETDRLARMVEHLLAMARLEEHAAIPATVDLGAVCAERHRTWQPLFAREEVSLVLFAGSIGPVLAVPGAVEQIMDNLLSNALRASPPGSTVTIELRVPAPPRRALRDSRPRWVDLHVTDEGPGMTEEQRARAFDRFWRAPGAPKGGSGLGLALVQRLAHASGGEASLHTAATGGLDVVIRLPSVRPPAEGHGPGPDRPRGGRRREAPALPA